The Saccharomonospora glauca K62 genome has a segment encoding these proteins:
- a CDS encoding ABC transporter ATP-binding protein, whose protein sequence is MCDDSGVEDVLVRAKGLVKRFGEFEAVRGIDLEVRRGEAFGFLGPNGAGKSSTMRMIASTSPRSGGSLTVLGMDPDKEGPRIRARLGVVPQQDNLDLELTVRQNLQVYGRYFGLSRATARARAEELLDFAQLADRADAEVESLSGGMKRRLTIARSLVNDPELLLLDEPTTGLDPQARHLLWDKLFRLKSQGVTLLITTHYMDEAEQLCDRLVVMDGGRIVAEGSPADLIARYSTREVLELRLPREEHERAAAAVTDLGKRIEVLPDRILVYADSGEVVLEAARARGVRPLSSLVRRSTLEDVFLRLTGRSLIE, encoded by the coding sequence GTGTGTGACGACAGTGGGGTCGAAGACGTCCTCGTTCGGGCGAAAGGACTGGTCAAGCGTTTCGGCGAGTTCGAGGCGGTGCGGGGGATCGACCTCGAGGTACGCAGGGGAGAGGCGTTCGGCTTCCTGGGTCCCAACGGCGCGGGCAAGTCCTCGACCATGCGCATGATCGCCTCGACGTCACCGCGGTCGGGCGGAAGTCTGACGGTGCTCGGGATGGACCCCGACAAGGAGGGGCCCCGTATCCGCGCGAGGCTGGGCGTGGTGCCGCAGCAGGACAACCTCGACCTCGAACTGACGGTACGCCAGAACCTCCAGGTGTACGGGCGCTACTTCGGACTGTCGCGAGCCACCGCGCGGGCCAGGGCCGAGGAACTGCTCGACTTCGCGCAGCTCGCCGACCGCGCCGACGCCGAGGTGGAATCGCTGTCCGGCGGGATGAAACGCAGGCTCACCATCGCGCGGTCGCTCGTCAACGACCCCGAGCTGCTGCTGCTCGACGAACCCACCACCGGGCTCGACCCCCAAGCCCGGCATCTGTTGTGGGACAAGCTGTTTCGCCTCAAGTCGCAAGGCGTCACCTTGCTCATCACCACGCACTACATGGACGAGGCGGAGCAACTCTGCGACCGGCTCGTCGTGATGGACGGCGGGCGGATCGTCGCCGAGGGCTCCCCGGCCGACCTCATCGCCCGGTACTCGACGCGCGAGGTGCTGGAGTTGCGGCTGCCGAGGGAGGAGCACGAGCGGGCGGCCGCCGCCGTCACCGATCTCGGCAAACGTATCGAGGTGCTGCCCGACCGCATCCTCGTCTACGCCGACTCGGGGGAGGTGGTGTTGGAGGCCGCTCGCGCGCGGGGCGTGCGTCCTCTTTCGAGTCTGGTGCGCCGGAGCACGCTGGAGGACGTGTTCCTCCGGCTCACGGGCAGGAGCTTGATCGAATGA
- a CDS encoding ABC transporter permease, translating to MTAVEQRSRSVASEVRVVGAWRGAWLRVEGLWTWYRRYWTSNLYSSGLQPLLYLLAMGVGFGSQVRPGALTQGVSYVQYVAPALLVAGAVQFAIGESTYPVLSGFKWQKDYLAITATPVTPGQVLGGHFLWVGLRVLLAVVVYAVIAAFFGAWTGPGVVAAALVGLMTGLACAAPVTAFAATTYDEGTRFSSLFRFVVIPMVLFAGTFFPISEIPLGLRWLAWISPLWHGNELARGVTLGGLDFGPAIGHAAVLVGLFGLGGLLARRFFYRRLVV from the coding sequence ATGACCGCCGTCGAACAGCGGTCCCGGAGCGTGGCGTCCGAGGTCCGGGTCGTCGGTGCGTGGCGGGGCGCCTGGTTGCGCGTCGAGGGATTGTGGACGTGGTACCGGAGGTACTGGACGTCGAACCTGTACTCGTCGGGGTTGCAACCGCTTCTGTACCTGCTGGCGATGGGGGTCGGTTTCGGCTCGCAGGTGCGACCCGGAGCGCTCACGCAGGGTGTCTCGTACGTGCAGTACGTGGCTCCCGCCCTGCTGGTGGCCGGGGCGGTGCAGTTCGCGATCGGCGAGTCGACCTATCCCGTGCTGTCGGGTTTCAAGTGGCAGAAGGACTACCTGGCCATCACCGCCACACCCGTCACGCCGGGCCAGGTGCTGGGCGGTCACTTCCTCTGGGTCGGGCTGCGGGTTCTTCTCGCCGTGGTGGTGTACGCGGTGATCGCGGCGTTCTTCGGCGCCTGGACCGGGCCGGGCGTGGTGGCCGCCGCGCTGGTGGGACTTATGACCGGACTCGCGTGCGCGGCCCCGGTGACGGCGTTCGCCGCCACCACCTACGACGAGGGCACGCGGTTCTCCTCGCTGTTCCGGTTCGTGGTCATTCCCATGGTGTTGTTCGCCGGCACGTTCTTCCCGATCTCGGAGATCCCTCTCGGGCTGCGGTGGCTCGCCTGGATCTCCCCGCTGTGGCACGGCAACGAACTCGCCCGAGGGGTGACCCTCGGCGGCCTCGACTTCGGGCCCGCGATCGGCCACGCGGCGGTGCTCGTGGGGCTGTTCGGGCTCGGTGGGCTGTTGGCCCGGCGCTTCTTCTACCGAAGGCTGGTGGTGTAG